In Entomomonas moraniae, one DNA window encodes the following:
- a CDS encoding M20 family metallopeptidase, whose protein sequence is MPANASLTADIRYPSNDKFNSFVNDLKDRVAKQKLPEAKINLDIATARPAFDVKESDQLLIDKAIEIYKSIGYTLEVFPKSGGGTDAAFAALSGNPVIEGLGLPGVGYHTTTAEYISTEAIPRRLYLTAKLMMNLAQSN, encoded by the coding sequence TTGCCAGCTAATGCCAGTCTAACGGCGGATATACGTTATCCTAGCAATGATAAATTTAACTCTTTTGTAAATGATCTTAAAGATCGTGTAGCGAAGCAAAAGCTTCCAGAGGCTAAAATAAATCTTGATATTGCTACGGCTCGCCCAGCATTTGATGTGAAAGAATCAGATCAATTACTGATCGATAAAGCCATAGAAATTTATAAATCTATTGGTTATACCTTAGAGGTGTTTCCTAAATCTGGCGGTGGAACAGATGCTGCTTTTGCAGCGTTATCGGGAAATCCAGTAATTGAAGGATTGGGGCTACCAGGAGTTGGATACCATACAACGACAGCAGAGTATATTTCTACAGAAGCTATACCAAGAAGATTGTATTTAACAGCTAAATTGATGATGAATTTAGCACAAAGTAACTAA
- a CDS encoding M20/M25/M40 family metallo-hydrolase, with translation MERLVNIESGPADAVGMAEMNNLLEQELRSLGFTVTRHPTTGSTADRVSVGDNIIGVLHGKGGKNIMLQAHQDTVYARGALAKAHFRVEGDLAYGPSIADAKGGIAVILHSLKLLKAQNFKNFGTITVLFNTDEEQSSVGSKDLITSTAKLNDYILSFEPTSVDPEGVPLGTSGIGTATVAIAGRAAHAVAEPKKGVNAIVEAADLVLRTVDLNEGSGGLRFTWTMAQGGRLEIFCQLMPV, from the coding sequence TTGGAACGTTTAGTCAATATTGAGTCAGGGCCTGCCGATGCTGTGGGCATGGCAGAAATGAATAATTTATTAGAACAAGAATTAAGAAGCTTAGGCTTTACAGTGACTAGACATCCTACCACAGGGTCAACCGCTGATCGGGTGAGTGTTGGTGATAATATTATCGGTGTGCTACATGGCAAAGGCGGTAAAAATATCATGCTTCAAGCACATCAAGATACTGTTTATGCCAGAGGTGCTTTAGCCAAAGCACATTTTCGAGTAGAAGGTGATCTTGCTTATGGCCCCAGCATTGCTGATGCTAAAGGTGGTATCGCTGTTATTTTGCATAGTTTGAAGTTATTAAAAGCACAAAACTTTAAAAATTTTGGAACAATTACCGTACTGTTTAATACTGATGAGGAGCAAAGCTCAGTAGGCTCAAAGGATCTTATTACTTCAACAGCGAAACTGAATGATTATATTTTATCCTTTGAACCAACAAGTGTGGATCCAGAGGGGGTGCCACTAGGCACTTCAGGTATTGGTACTGCTACAGTTGCTATTGCCGGACGCGCAGCTCATGCTGTGGCAGAACCAAAAAAAGGTGTTAATGCTATTGTTGAGGCTGCTGATTTAGTGTTACGTACTGTTGATCTGAATGAAGGGAGCGGTGGTTTACGTTTTACATGGACGATGGCACAAGGGGGGAGGTTAGAAATATTTTGCCAGCTAATGCCAGTCTAA
- the dcd gene encoding dCTP deaminase: MSIKADKWIRRMALEHGMIEPFVERQVRTEGTEKLISYGVSSYGYDVRCANEFKVFTNIHSATVDPKHFDDKSFVDIIGDVCVIPPNSFALARTVEYFRIPRNVLTICLGKSTYARCGIIVNVTPLEPEWEGHVTLEFSNTTNLPAKIYAHEGVAQMLFLESDEVCEVSYKDRGGKYQGQTGVTLPKA, from the coding sequence ATGAGTATTAAAGCTGATAAGTGGATACGCCGTATGGCATTAGAACATGGCATGATAGAACCTTTTGTTGAGCGTCAAGTTCGTACTGAGGGAACTGAAAAGCTTATTTCTTATGGTGTTTCTAGTTATGGTTATGACGTTCGCTGTGCAAACGAATTTAAAGTATTTACCAATATTCACTCAGCGACTGTAGATCCGAAACACTTTGATGATAAGAGTTTTGTCGATATTATCGGGGACGTTTGTGTTATTCCCCCAAACTCTTTCGCACTTGCACGTACTGTTGAATACTTTCGTATTCCTCGCAATGTTTTGACTATTTGTTTAGGGAAAAGTACTTATGCGCGCTGTGGCATAATTGTTAATGTCACCCCATTAGAACCTGAGTGGGAAGGTCATGTTACTTTAGAGTTTTCAAATACAACCAATCTACCTGCCAAAATTTATGCGCATGAAGGTGTTGCACAAATGCTATTTTTGGAATCTGACGAGGTTTGTGAGGTTTCTTATAAAGATCGTGGTGGCAAATATCAAGGGCAAACAGGCGTCACGTTACCTAAAGCCTAA
- a CDS encoding thioesterase II family protein, with protein MISKDNLTLILLPFAGGNAYSYRDMLSNLQTTYDVLMPELPGRGALSNQPLIGDANHLADYLINQVIKPLAPKPYIIYGHSMGGLLSYVIVQKLLQSGLTLPKHLIISGRNAPCFKRERQVHGYPSTTFWSEINAMGGLPKALLENRELQAYFEPIIRNDFKLVETYHYIKPDSIFDLPMTVFYGDQDHMTKESVEAWQQENKQPVKFIEMKGNHFFIFNHVTEITNYINSLASL; from the coding sequence ATGATCAGTAAAGATAATCTAACGCTTATATTATTGCCTTTCGCTGGTGGTAATGCTTATTCTTATCGGGATATGTTGAGTAATCTACAAACAACATATGATGTATTAATGCCTGAGTTACCCGGCAGGGGGGCCTTGTCTAATCAACCGCTGATAGGCGATGCCAACCACTTGGCTGATTATCTTATTAATCAGGTAATTAAACCACTTGCTCCCAAACCTTATATAATTTATGGACATAGTATGGGTGGTTTGTTGAGCTATGTGATCGTTCAGAAATTATTGCAAAGTGGTTTAACATTGCCTAAACATCTCATTATCTCTGGACGTAATGCCCCCTGCTTTAAACGTGAGAGGCAAGTACACGGTTATCCCTCTACAACCTTTTGGTCAGAGATAAATGCAATGGGTGGATTACCAAAGGCCCTTTTGGAAAATCGGGAGTTACAGGCTTACTTTGAACCAATTATTAGAAATGATTTTAAGCTTGTTGAAACCTACCATTATATTAAGCCTGATAGTATATTTGATTTACCGATGACTGTTTTTTATGGTGATCAAGACCATATGACGAAAGAGTCTGTAGAAGCTTGGCAACAAGAAAATAAACAACCAGTTAAGTTTATTGAAATGAAAGGCAATCATTTTTTCATTTTTAATCATGTGACTGAGATAACTAACTATATAAATTCTTTAGCTAGTTTATAA
- a CDS encoding fimbrial biogenesis chaperone has product MKNRNYSQCCLFLWLIMGVSTLSFAGIMAETTRLIFPEGATERSLMLANTNNYPVLVQTWIDNGDVNNTPEKTSAPFIVLPTVFKMGASEVKGIRVVFKNQRLPKDRESVFWLNLYEIPPTNNRASATDEAKLLVAMNTQMKIFYRPKNLSQKINTLQDNLQFTLMKDKDRLVLTCHNPTPYYASFSSLKLLSAGKVYKPDTKLDMMVSPFSTDQFVFRANDMLKGRSIDLEFMLITDTGLSQKGEKKSIFTSQ; this is encoded by the coding sequence ATGAAAAATAGAAACTATTCTCAATGTTGTCTATTTTTATGGTTGATTATGGGTGTGTCAACATTGTCTTTCGCAGGGATTATGGCTGAAACGACGAGACTTATTTTTCCTGAAGGAGCGACAGAACGTAGTTTAATGTTAGCTAATACTAATAATTATCCCGTTCTTGTGCAAACGTGGATAGATAATGGGGATGTTAATAATACACCTGAAAAAACGAGTGCCCCTTTCATTGTTTTACCTACTGTCTTTAAAATGGGTGCAAGTGAAGTTAAAGGTATACGAGTTGTATTTAAAAACCAACGTTTACCTAAAGATAGAGAGTCTGTATTTTGGCTGAACTTGTATGAAATACCGCCAACAAATAATAGAGCTTCTGCAACCGATGAAGCTAAATTATTGGTCGCTATGAATACACAAATGAAGATATTTTATCGCCCTAAAAATTTAAGTCAGAAAATAAATACGCTTCAAGATAATTTACAATTTACCTTGATGAAAGATAAAGATAGATTAGTCCTTACTTGTCATAATCCAACACCATATTATGCTTCCTTTTCTTCTCTTAAGTTACTTTCAGCTGGGAAAGTATATAAACCTGATACTAAGTTGGACATGATGGTTTCACCTTTTTCAACCGATCAGTTTGTTTTTAGAGCTAACGATATGTTAAAAGGGCGAAGTATTGACTTAGAGTTTATGCTGATTACTGATACAGGCCTTTCTCAAAAAGGCGAAAAAAAATCCATCTTCACGAGCCAGTAA
- a CDS encoding fimbrial protein has product MKNYKQVSPIILVLLAGYCNISHAVCQRVAPISNSVVSPRLASINITNSFLQPVGAPLGTSIFNVGTGDINQVLFQCDVSDIGKIYEQIATSGDDRVGGFYDLGQRDGNPNYFATYFPYVGLRLTHVNSGAVFTRSWKSIPLKNYEIVGDKINIRAKDFSPIKADLVKLSSLPPESGSVSNLCGNLASTTMTSIYNCMQPNGYVTFVGPGIPGEQDGSDSAYNRGSQNAGGWNAISMGAAPMASVTYTSTCVARNVTPVVLFPTITEASLNEGNVVRNDFTVTVECDNSAIANVSSGSTLLGLQASYSAYAAAEKLGLVNSEGGVKYLLSDDYDSSPNTAKGVGIALSNATTGLSMNFVGWSSCTASGCPATPASGWYPVTAGAQVSNNMANGYTTYTTQFTATLTKIPGQRVTPGKVKATAYVLVRVQ; this is encoded by the coding sequence ATGAAAAATTATAAACAAGTTAGTCCTATAATATTGGTATTACTGGCGGGTTATTGCAATATCTCTCATGCTGTATGTCAGCGTGTCGCTCCTATTTCAAATTCAGTTGTTAGTCCTCGCTTGGCCAGTATTAATATTACCAATAGTTTTTTACAGCCTGTCGGTGCTCCTTTGGGTACCTCTATTTTTAATGTCGGTACTGGTGATATTAATCAAGTCCTTTTTCAATGTGATGTTTCTGATATCGGAAAAATTTATGAACAAATAGCTACCAGTGGTGATGACCGTGTTGGTGGTTTTTATGATCTTGGACAGAGAGATGGTAATCCTAATTATTTTGCAACCTATTTTCCTTATGTAGGGCTTAGATTAACTCATGTAAACTCAGGTGCTGTTTTTACACGTAGTTGGAAGTCGATTCCTCTAAAAAACTATGAGATAGTTGGTGATAAAATAAATATCCGTGCTAAAGATTTTAGCCCAATTAAAGCCGACCTTGTTAAACTAAGTTCTTTACCTCCTGAGTCGGGTTCTGTTTCTAATCTTTGTGGTAATTTAGCATCAACCACCATGACGTCTATCTATAATTGTATGCAACCTAATGGATATGTGACATTTGTTGGACCAGGGATTCCTGGTGAACAAGATGGCTCAGACAGTGCTTATAATAGAGGAAGTCAAAATGCAGGCGGGTGGAATGCTATCAGTATGGGTGCAGCACCGATGGCAAGCGTTACTTATACAAGTACGTGTGTTGCAAGAAATGTGACTCCTGTTGTGTTGTTCCCTACAATAACAGAAGCAAGTTTAAATGAAGGCAATGTCGTTCGTAACGATTTTACTGTTACTGTTGAGTGTGATAACAGTGCAATAGCCAATGTGAGTTCAGGAAGTACTCTTTTAGGTTTGCAGGCATCCTATTCGGCCTATGCTGCTGCTGAAAAGCTTGGTTTGGTTAATAGTGAGGGTGGTGTTAAATACCTGTTGTCTGATGATTATGACAGTAGCCCTAATACAGCTAAAGGGGTGGGAATTGCGTTGTCTAATGCTACAACTGGACTATCCATGAATTTTGTTGGTTGGAGTAGTTGTACTGCTAGCGGTTGTCCTGCAACACCAGCTTCTGGTTGGTACCCTGTAACAGCGGGCGCACAGGTTAGTAATAATATGGCAAATGGCTACACGACTTATACAACACAGTTTACAGCGACATTAACTAAAATTCCGGGTCAAAGAGTGACTCCTGGTAAAGTTAAAGCGACAGCCTATGTGCTTGTAAGAGTACAATAA
- a CDS encoding fimbria/pilus outer membrane usher protein: protein MYSVFWYTLVRLSFISLCLFALCISLSAQVLADTDDYLFDNSLLRGNRYNIGSINQFNDADNIEPGTYQIDLFINNAFLEQLDVKFVKSKQGKALPCFSYDNLIRFGIKPESITGIDSAASSEEYKKQCLIPDEVITGAKSETEFSKLKLDLVIPQALMNVFPKGYVPPEQLNAGETMFFVNYMANQYHVSYKNSATNKNMDSTYINLNSGFNLGLWRYRQQSFYTKQSRSEDNFVTTSRYVQRAITPINGELLMGEGYTTGDYFSGMAFRGVSLKSDERMLPDSQQGYAPTIYGIARTNAKVTVTQGGNIIYETTVPPGPFSINDLYNTNYAGDLNVSVQEADGTVSTFVVPYSSVPDSLRAGAHRYSITLGKSRYVGDHDPFTEVVYRHGLTNSITLNSGFQVAKSYQSFLLGGVYTSWFGALGLDMTFSNASLPQSSESGRKIRLSYNKTFIPTNTSLTASSNFYSRSGYRELSDVLDIRESFKQNSDNWRSTSSEQRSRYDLSINQSFGKFGTLYFSGSIKNYYSSHKPDKQLQVSYTKVFSNGVSLNIAVNRSRMGAVTDNNDYLGNMPGYYNPAAGSSGTKETTTLFSLSIPLGKEINSPTFSNSVSHSDVSGTSYQSTVSGTVGEKQNLNYSLNYSTDSKDHTNTWNGTVQSRLPVGTLGISAGKSRTYSQNSVSMQGTVVLHRGGITLGPYAGDTFALIDADGASGASIMGGQGASIDRFGYALIPSLTPYRYNNIALNPEGMSTNVELQSGQYRLAPYAGANVKIKFRTIKGYPILISAIRPEGADILPMGADVYNEDNESVGMVGQGGQIYIRSDREEDRLTVIWGNTPEEQCHLAYNLKGQDLDQPLIMLKATCD, encoded by the coding sequence GTGTACTCCGTTTTTTGGTATACATTAGTGCGTTTGAGTTTTATTAGTTTATGTTTATTTGCATTGTGTATTTCTTTATCAGCGCAGGTATTAGCTGACACTGATGATTATCTCTTTGATAATTCATTACTAAGAGGTAATCGCTATAATATTGGTAGTATTAATCAGTTTAATGATGCAGATAATATAGAGCCTGGCACTTATCAAATTGATTTATTTATAAATAATGCTTTTTTAGAGCAACTTGATGTCAAATTTGTAAAGTCTAAACAGGGTAAAGCCTTACCCTGTTTCTCTTATGATAATTTAATTCGGTTTGGTATAAAGCCTGAGTCAATAACGGGTATCGATTCAGCAGCATCATCAGAAGAATATAAAAAACAATGCCTTATTCCTGACGAAGTTATTACGGGTGCCAAAAGTGAGACCGAGTTTTCTAAATTAAAGCTAGATCTTGTTATTCCTCAAGCATTAATGAATGTTTTTCCAAAAGGCTATGTTCCACCTGAGCAACTAAATGCAGGTGAGACAATGTTTTTTGTTAACTACATGGCAAATCAATACCATGTAAGTTATAAAAACAGTGCCACTAATAAAAATATGGACTCTACTTACATTAATTTGAATAGTGGTTTTAATCTTGGATTATGGCGCTATAGACAGCAATCTTTTTACACGAAGCAAAGTAGATCAGAAGATAATTTTGTTACAACGAGCCGTTATGTACAAAGAGCAATTACCCCTATTAACGGGGAATTACTGATGGGGGAGGGATATACAACAGGTGATTATTTTTCTGGGATGGCATTTAGGGGTGTGTCACTGAAAAGTGATGAGAGAATGCTACCAGACTCTCAGCAAGGTTATGCTCCCACTATCTATGGGATAGCGAGAACTAATGCAAAGGTGACTGTGACTCAAGGGGGTAATATTATTTATGAGACAACAGTTCCTCCTGGGCCCTTTTCAATTAATGATCTTTATAATACTAACTACGCAGGTGATTTAAACGTTTCTGTTCAAGAGGCTGATGGAACAGTTAGCACTTTTGTCGTGCCTTATTCTTCAGTCCCTGACTCACTACGTGCGGGTGCGCATCGTTATAGTATCACATTGGGCAAGTCTCGTTATGTCGGCGACCATGATCCATTTACTGAGGTTGTGTATAGACATGGTCTCACTAATAGCATCACGTTGAACTCTGGTTTTCAAGTTGCAAAAAGTTATCAGTCATTTTTACTGGGTGGTGTTTATACCTCGTGGTTTGGTGCTCTTGGGCTTGATATGACCTTTTCTAATGCAAGCTTACCCCAAAGTTCAGAGTCTGGGCGAAAAATACGCTTGTCATATAATAAGACATTTATTCCAACAAATACTTCACTAACGGCTTCAAGTAATTTTTATTCAAGATCAGGTTATAGAGAACTGAGCGATGTATTGGATATAAGAGAGTCATTTAAACAGAATAGTGATAACTGGCGTTCTACTTCATCAGAACAACGATCAAGATATGATCTATCGATTAACCAAAGCTTCGGAAAGTTTGGAACTCTTTACTTTTCAGGTTCTATAAAAAACTATTACTCTAGTCACAAGCCAGATAAACAGCTTCAAGTAAGCTATACAAAAGTTTTTTCAAATGGTGTTTCTCTTAATATTGCTGTTAATCGTAGCAGAATGGGAGCTGTTACTGACAATAATGACTATTTAGGCAATATGCCAGGTTATTATAATCCTGCAGCTGGTAGTTCAGGAACAAAAGAAACGACAACACTTTTTTCATTATCCATTCCTTTGGGTAAAGAAATAAATTCCCCTACTTTTAGTAATAGTGTTAGTCATAGTGATGTTAGCGGAACCTCTTATCAATCGACTGTTTCAGGAACAGTTGGAGAGAAGCAAAACTTAAATTATAGTTTGAATTATTCAACAGACAGTAAAGATCATACAAATACATGGAATGGAACAGTACAATCGAGATTACCTGTTGGTACACTGGGCATATCAGCGGGAAAATCAAGGACATATTCACAAAATTCAGTCTCTATGCAAGGGACTGTAGTTTTACATCGAGGTGGGATAACGCTAGGTCCTTATGCTGGAGATACATTTGCATTAATTGATGCTGATGGGGCATCTGGTGCATCAATTATGGGAGGACAAGGAGCCTCTATTGATCGATTTGGTTATGCGCTTATTCCATCACTCACCCCCTATCGATATAATAATATTGCTTTAAATCCTGAGGGAATGAGTACAAATGTTGAGTTACAATCAGGACAGTATCGCCTTGCTCCTTATGCAGGAGCGAATGTTAAGATAAAATTTAGAACGATTAAAGGCTATCCTATATTAATATCAGCAATACGACCTGAGGGGGCAGATATTTTGCCAATGGGGGCGGATGTTTATAATGAAGACAATGAGTCAGTGGGCATGGTTGGACAAGGTGGACAAATCTACATAAGATCTGATCGAGAGGAAGATCGTTTAACTGTAATATGGGGTAACACTCCAGAAGAGCAGTGCCACTTAGCGTATAATTTAAAAGGGCAAGATTTGGATCAACCGCTTATTATGCTAAAAGCTACTTGTGACTAA
- a CDS encoding fimbrial biogenesis chaperone — protein MKFLTYLKTNQFVCITLLLLSINCYASVVVTGNRIIYPEGARERMVQFSNPDEAPYMIQVWTDINTPDSTAETADGPFVATPQMFRVSAKSGQVVRLTYIGKKPLPKDRESVFYFNFLQIPSLKQSDDGKNKLALLITSRLKIFYRPNGLTSSPDKVADSLSFRLSGNSVEVTNDSAYHASFGQAKIVDGQDSVIMVIPTAQMIAPKSKGKWSLPKSVQQNGLFINYELINDYGIAEAHKVKLN, from the coding sequence ATGAAATTTTTAACATATCTAAAAACTAATCAATTTGTTTGTATCACACTTCTTTTATTAAGTATTAACTGTTATGCCTCTGTTGTGGTTACGGGAAATCGAATTATTTACCCTGAAGGTGCCCGTGAAAGGATGGTACAGTTTTCTAATCCTGATGAAGCGCCTTATATGATTCAAGTGTGGACAGATATTAATACTCCAGATTCTACAGCTGAAACAGCTGATGGACCTTTTGTTGCCACACCTCAAATGTTTCGCGTTTCTGCTAAGTCAGGTCAAGTTGTTCGCCTAACTTATATAGGTAAAAAGCCTTTACCAAAAGATAGAGAGTCTGTCTTTTATTTTAATTTCTTACAAATACCATCACTAAAACAGTCAGATGATGGTAAAAATAAGCTTGCGTTACTCATTACTAGTCGCTTGAAAATATTTTATAGACCTAATGGTTTGACAAGCTCCCCTGATAAGGTAGCAGATAGTTTGAGCTTTCGTCTTTCTGGTAACTCAGTAGAAGTAACAAATGATAGCGCTTACCATGCAAGTTTTGGACAAGCAAAAATCGTTGATGGTCAAGATAGTGTTATAATGGTTATCCCTACGGCACAAATGATTGCACCTAAATCAAAAGGGAAATGGTCATTGCCAAAATCAGTGCAACAAAATGGCTTATTTATAAATTATGAATTAATTAATGATTATGGTATTGCTGAAGCTCATAAAGTTAAATTAAATTAA
- a CDS encoding fimbrial protein produces MKKLVSGVILAAGLVPALAFAQQTPNTINFKGEVTTQTCQVSINGASTSPVVLLPTVADTALATAGAVAGDTNFTIELQNCATNLTSAKATFVGNNVQASGNLGNTGTATGVSIQVANEGGSVLNFNASDVVSNAATISGTGTASLPFTASYYAEAPATAGTVLASTQFAIVYQ; encoded by the coding sequence ATGAAAAAACTAGTATCCGGTGTTATTCTTGCTGCAGGTCTTGTTCCAGCTTTAGCTTTTGCTCAACAAACTCCAAACACTATTAACTTCAAGGGTGAAGTTACTACTCAAACTTGTCAAGTAAGCATTAATGGTGCAAGCACTTCTCCAGTAGTATTACTTCCAACTGTTGCAGACACTGCTCTTGCAACTGCTGGTGCTGTTGCTGGTGATACAAACTTCACTATCGAATTACAAAACTGTGCTACTAATTTAACAAGTGCAAAAGCAACATTCGTTGGTAATAATGTTCAAGCTAGCGGTAACTTAGGAAATACTGGTACAGCTACTGGTGTATCTATCCAAGTTGCTAACGAAGGCGGTTCAGTTTTAAACTTCAACGCATCTGATGTTGTTTCTAATGCAGCTACTATCTCTGGAACAGGTACAGCTTCATTACCATTCACTGCTAGCTACTATGCAGAAGCTCCTGCCACTGCCGGTACCGTACTTGCTAGTACTCAATTCGCTATTGTTTACCAATAG
- a CDS encoding fimbrial protein — protein sequence MKIVTCTLFLVGVLFPLLSLSETVWFSGHVVQKTCDIAVNGNTSGAVVLLPAATVSHLSKLGKTADDTIFSMGIKNCGTKEQQATERYIAEIITSKTNISNLAGTANNIELQLAVADKSFKIVKSSEDNVYSSDMRLDPEGKRSIPFVVKYYAAANSVVPGSIITSTSFLIVYN from the coding sequence ATGAAAATTGTTACTTGTACTCTATTTCTTGTTGGAGTTCTTTTTCCTTTGCTTAGTTTATCAGAAACAGTATGGTTTTCTGGGCATGTTGTTCAAAAGACATGTGATATAGCCGTAAATGGAAATACCTCTGGGGCAGTAGTTTTATTACCTGCAGCTACCGTTTCTCATTTATCTAAATTAGGGAAAACAGCAGACGATACAATATTTTCAATGGGCATAAAGAATTGTGGTACTAAAGAGCAGCAAGCCACTGAAAGATATATAGCTGAAATTATAACAAGTAAAACCAATATAAGTAATCTAGCTGGTACAGCAAATAATATTGAGCTACAACTAGCAGTCGCTGATAAGAGTTTTAAAATAGTAAAGTCTTCGGAGGATAATGTATACTCGTCCGATATGCGCTTAGATCCTGAAGGAAAACGATCAATTCCTTTTGTTGTAAAATATTATGCGGCAGCAAATAGCGTTGTACCTGGGAGCATTATTACCTCCACTTCATTTTTAATTGTATACAATTAA